The following coding sequences lie in one Klebsiella huaxiensis genomic window:
- the trxB gene encoding thioredoxin-disulfide reductase, giving the protein MGTAKHSKLLILGSGPAGYTAAVYAARANLQPVLITGMEKGGQLTTTTEVENWPGDPSDLTGPLLMERMHEHATKFETEIIFDHINSVDLQNRPFRLVGDSGEYTCDALIIATGASARYLGLPSEEAFKGRGVSACATCDGFFYRNQKVAVIGGGNTAVEEALYLSNIASEVHLIHRRDGFRAEKILIKRLMDKVESGNIVLHTNRTLEEVTGDQMGVSGLRLRDTQHADNVESLEVAGLFVAIGHSPNTAIFAGQLELENGYIKVQSGIHGNATQTSIPGVFAAGDVMDHIYRQAITSAGTGCMAALDAERYLDGLADACK; this is encoded by the coding sequence ATGGGCACGGCCAAACACAGTAAACTGCTTATTCTTGGTTCTGGACCTGCGGGATATACCGCTGCGGTCTACGCAGCGCGCGCAAATCTTCAGCCGGTACTGATTACCGGGATGGAAAAAGGCGGTCAGCTGACCACCACGACAGAAGTGGAAAACTGGCCAGGCGATCCAAGCGATCTGACCGGACCTCTGCTGATGGAGCGCATGCACGAACACGCCACCAAGTTTGAGACCGAAATTATTTTCGATCATATCAACAGCGTCGATCTGCAAAACCGTCCATTCCGCCTGGTGGGTGACAGCGGCGAATATACCTGCGATGCGCTGATTATCGCTACCGGTGCGTCTGCGCGCTATCTGGGACTGCCATCCGAAGAAGCCTTTAAAGGCCGCGGCGTTTCCGCCTGCGCCACCTGCGACGGCTTCTTCTATCGCAACCAGAAAGTTGCCGTTATCGGCGGCGGCAATACCGCAGTAGAAGAAGCGCTGTATCTGTCTAACATCGCTTCCGAAGTCCACCTGATCCACCGCCGTGACGGTTTCCGTGCGGAAAAAATCCTTATCAAGCGCCTGATGGATAAAGTGGAAAGTGGCAATATCGTGCTGCATACCAATCGCACGCTGGAAGAGGTCACCGGTGACCAGATGGGCGTAAGCGGCTTACGTCTGCGCGATACACAACATGCTGACAACGTTGAATCTCTGGAAGTTGCAGGGTTGTTTGTGGCTATCGGCCACAGTCCGAATACGGCAATTTTTGCCGGTCAACTGGAGCTGGAAAATGGCTACATTAAAGTCCAGTCCGGTATCCACGGCAACGCAACCCAGACCAGCATTCCGGGCGTTTTCGCCGCAGGCGACGTAATGGACCATATCTACCGTCAGGCAATTACTTCTGCGGGAACAGGTTGTATGGCGGCGCTGGACGCAGAGCGTTATCTCGATGGTTTAGCCGACGCCTGCAAATAA
- the cydD gene encoding heme ABC transporter permease/ATP-binding protein CydD gives MNKTRQQELTRWLKDQSIISRRWLMISRALGVISGLLIVAQAWFLARILHRMIMENIPATALLLPFTLLALTIVLRAWVVWLRERVGFQTGQHIRVEIRRLVLDRLQQAGPAWIQGKPAGSWATLILEQIDDMHDYYARYLPQMTLAACVPLLIVITIFPINWAAALILLGTAPLIPLFMALVGMGAADANRRNFLALARLSGHFLDRLRGMETLRIFHRGEAETDNIREASQDFRQRTMEVLRLAFLSSGVLEFFTSLSIALVAVYFGFSYLGELNFGHYGVGVTLMSGFLALILAPEFFQPLRDLGTFYHAKAQAIGAADSLKTFMEAPLAQAERGEKILSDNEMVSLEARDLVIKSPEGKVLAGPLNFSLRAGERVVLVGQSGSGKSSLLNTLTGFLPYEGSLKVNGVELHTLDADRWRRLLSWVGQNPQLPAATLRENVLLAWPEATEAQLQLALDKAWVSEFVSLLPQGINTSVGDQAGRLSVGQAQRVAVARALLVPCRMLLLDEPAASLDAHSEQRVMQALTNASTQQTTLMVTHQLEGLANWDAIWVMQDGQIVEQGRYSQLATAGGPFATLLAHRQEEI, from the coding sequence ATGAATAAAACCCGTCAACAAGAATTAACCCGTTGGTTAAAAGATCAAAGCATTATCTCCCGTCGCTGGTTGATGATTTCCCGTGCACTCGGTGTCATTAGCGGTCTGCTGATCGTTGCCCAGGCCTGGTTCCTCGCGCGGATACTCCATCGTATGATCATGGAAAATATCCCCGCTACAGCGTTGTTGCTGCCCTTTACGTTGCTAGCGCTGACCATCGTGCTTCGCGCCTGGGTGGTGTGGCTGCGCGAACGAGTCGGCTTTCAAACGGGGCAACACATCCGCGTTGAGATCCGCCGCCTGGTTCTGGATCGTCTGCAGCAAGCAGGCCCGGCATGGATTCAGGGCAAACCCGCGGGAAGTTGGGCCACGCTGATTCTTGAACAAATTGACGATATGCATGACTACTACGCGCGTTATTTGCCACAGATGACGCTTGCAGCCTGCGTGCCGTTATTAATTGTCATCACCATTTTCCCGATTAACTGGGCTGCGGCGCTCATTCTGCTGGGTACCGCGCCGCTTATTCCGCTGTTTATGGCGCTGGTGGGAATGGGGGCGGCTGATGCCAATCGGCGTAACTTCCTTGCTCTGGCGCGATTAAGCGGCCATTTCCTCGACCGCCTGCGAGGGATGGAAACGTTGCGAATTTTCCATCGCGGCGAAGCAGAAACGGACAACATTCGTGAGGCCTCCCAGGATTTCCGCCAAAGGACGATGGAAGTGCTGCGTCTGGCCTTTCTCTCTTCCGGCGTACTGGAGTTTTTCACCTCGCTCTCTATCGCTCTCGTCGCTGTCTACTTTGGTTTCTCCTACCTTGGGGAGCTCAATTTTGGCCATTACGGTGTCGGCGTGACCTTAATGTCCGGCTTTCTGGCGTTAATTTTGGCCCCAGAGTTTTTCCAGCCGCTGCGCGATTTAGGCACTTTCTATCACGCAAAAGCACAGGCCATTGGTGCTGCGGATAGCCTGAAAACCTTTATGGAAGCGCCGCTGGCGCAGGCCGAGCGTGGTGAAAAAATATTGAGCGACAATGAAATGGTGAGCCTTGAAGCGCGCGACCTGGTGATTAAATCGCCTGAAGGTAAAGTGCTGGCCGGGCCGCTGAACTTTTCATTGCGCGCAGGTGAGCGCGTGGTCCTGGTTGGTCAAAGCGGCTCCGGCAAAAGTTCTCTTCTCAATACCTTGACTGGTTTTCTTCCCTATGAGGGGTCTCTCAAAGTCAATGGCGTTGAGCTACACACCCTGGACGCCGACCGCTGGCGGCGCCTTCTGAGCTGGGTTGGACAAAACCCACAGTTACCTGCGGCAACGCTGCGCGAAAACGTTCTGTTGGCATGGCCCGAAGCCACAGAGGCCCAGCTTCAACTGGCGCTGGATAAGGCCTGGGTCAGCGAATTTGTCTCTCTCCTGCCCCAGGGTATTAATACTTCTGTCGGCGATCAGGCCGGTCGTTTGTCTGTTGGACAGGCCCAGCGTGTCGCCGTTGCGCGCGCGCTGCTGGTACCTTGCCGTATGCTGCTGCTGGATGAACCCGCCGCCAGCCTTGATGCGCATAGCGAACAGCGAGTGATGCAGGCACTCACCAATGCCTCAACCCAGCAAACCACGTTGATGGTGACCCACCAACTGGAAGGCCTGGCAAATTGGGACGCCATCTGGGTTATGCAGGATGGCCAAATTGTCGAGCAGGGCCGTTATTCACAGTTGGCAACCGCAGGTGGCCCTTTTGCTACCCTGCTCGCACACCGTCAGGAGGAGATTTAA
- the cydC gene encoding heme ABC transporter ATP-binding protein/permease CydC, translating to MRALLPYLALYKRHKWLLMLGVVLAIVTLLASIGLLTLSGWFLSASAVVGVAGIYSFNYMLPAAGVRGAAIIRTAGRYFERLVSHDATFRVLQHLRVFTFSKLLPLSPAGLARFRQGELLNRVVADVDTLDHLYLRVISPLVGALVVILVVTAGLSVLDVPLALTLGGIMLLTLLVLPPLFYRAGKPAGESMTQLRGQYRQQLTAWLQGQAELMLFNASDRYREQMEKTEVRWQDAQRRQAELTALSQALMLLIGGIAIIAMLWLASAGVGGNTQPGALIALFVFCALAAFEALAPVTGAFQHMGQVIASAKRITQITEQEPEVTFTQGEGQKLEQVALTLNQVTFSYPQQPSPALDNVSLQVKAGEHIAILGRTGCGKSTLLQLLTRAWDPAQGEIFLNHQPLTQLDETTLRQAMSVVPQRVHLFSATLRDNLLLASPQSSDARLAETLERVGLGKLLEDSGLNSWLGEGGRQLSGGELRRLAIARALLHDAPLMLLDEPTEGLDATTESQILDLLAEVMRDKTVLMVTHRLRGLTRFNQIIVMDNGKIIEQGSHAELLAEQGRYYQFKQRL from the coding sequence ATGCGCGCATTATTGCCTTACCTGGCGCTCTACAAACGGCACAAATGGCTGCTAATGCTAGGCGTCGTACTGGCGATCGTTACGCTGCTGGCCAGCATTGGTTTGCTGACGCTCTCGGGCTGGTTCCTGTCGGCATCCGCCGTTGTCGGCGTGGCAGGCATCTACAGTTTTAACTATATGCTGCCTGCCGCTGGTGTACGCGGCGCGGCTATTATTCGTACAGCAGGACGCTACTTCGAGCGTCTGGTCAGCCACGACGCCACCTTTCGTGTTCTCCAGCATCTGCGCGTATTTACCTTCAGTAAGCTTCTGCCGCTCTCCCCCGCCGGACTGGCTCGTTTTCGTCAGGGTGAACTGCTCAACCGGGTCGTTGCCGATGTCGATACTCTGGACCATCTCTATTTGCGTGTGATATCGCCGCTGGTGGGTGCGCTGGTGGTGATCCTGGTGGTAACTGCGGGTCTGAGCGTACTGGATGTGCCGCTGGCCCTGACCCTCGGCGGCATTATGCTTCTCACCCTACTGGTACTGCCACCGCTGTTCTATCGCGCCGGTAAACCCGCTGGTGAAAGTATGACCCAGCTTCGTGGCCAGTATCGACAGCAGCTCACTGCATGGCTTCAGGGCCAGGCTGAACTTATGCTGTTCAATGCCAGCGATCGCTACCGGGAGCAGATGGAGAAAACCGAAGTCCGCTGGCAGGATGCACAGCGTCGTCAGGCAGAACTTACCGCACTCTCCCAGGCATTAATGCTGCTGATTGGCGGTATTGCGATCATCGCTATGCTATGGCTCGCCTCGGCGGGCGTCGGCGGTAATACTCAGCCTGGCGCACTAATTGCCTTATTTGTCTTCTGTGCGCTGGCGGCATTCGAAGCGTTAGCGCCAGTAACCGGTGCATTTCAGCATATGGGGCAGGTTATCGCCTCGGCAAAACGCATCACGCAAATTACTGAGCAAGAGCCGGAAGTGACCTTTACGCAAGGTGAAGGTCAGAAGCTGGAGCAGGTCGCGTTAACCTTAAATCAAGTCACCTTCAGCTATCCACAGCAACCCTCCCCTGCGCTGGATAATGTTTCACTGCAGGTCAAGGCCGGGGAACATATCGCCATTCTGGGCCGCACCGGCTGCGGTAAATCGACTCTATTACAACTACTGACCCGTGCCTGGGATCCGGCTCAGGGTGAAATTTTCCTCAACCATCAGCCGCTAACTCAGCTTGATGAGACAACGTTGCGCCAGGCAATGAGCGTCGTGCCGCAGCGCGTGCATCTGTTTAGCGCCACGCTGCGTGACAACCTGCTGCTGGCATCGCCGCAGTCCAGCGATGCACGGCTTGCAGAAACGCTGGAGCGCGTTGGTCTGGGGAAATTACTGGAAGACAGCGGCCTCAATAGCTGGCTGGGTGAAGGCGGGCGTCAGCTTTCCGGCGGTGAATTGCGCAGGCTGGCTATCGCCAGGGCTCTGTTACATGATGCGCCGCTCATGCTGCTTGACGAACCAACTGAAGGCCTCGACGCGACGACAGAAAGCCAAATTCTTGATTTACTGGCAGAAGTGATGCGTGACAAAACCGTGTTGATGGTTACCCATCGACTGCGCGGATTGACGCGTTTTAATCAGATAATAGTCATGGACAACGGCAAAATTATTGAGCAAGGTAGTCACGCAGAACTGCTGGCTGAACAGGGGCGTTACTACCAGTTTAAGCAGCGCCTGTAG